A DNA window from Rhinolophus sinicus isolate RSC01 linkage group LG10, ASM3656204v1, whole genome shotgun sequence contains the following coding sequences:
- the MGAT1 gene encoding alpha-1,3-mannosyl-glycoprotein 2-beta-N-acetylglucosaminyltransferase — protein MLKKQSAGLVLWGAILFVAWNVLLLLFFWTRPAPGRLPSDSALDDDPAGLTREVIRLAQDAEVELERQRGLLEQIKEHHARWSQGRRTPTAVPPAPPHGPATLSPAVIPILVIACDRSTVRRCLDKLLHYRPSAERFPIIVSQDCGHEETAQVITSYGSAVTHIRQPDLSTIAVPPDHRKFQGYYKIARHYRWALGQVFHRFKFPAAVVVEDDLEVAPDFFEYFQATYPLLRADPSLWCVSAWNDNGKEQMVDSSKPELLYRTDFFPGLGWLLLAELWAELEPKWPKAFWDDWMRRPEQRQGRACLRPEISRTMTFGRKGVSHGQFFDQHLKFIKLNQHFVPFTQLDLSYLRREAYDRDFLARVYSAPLLQVEKVRTSERNDLGEVRVQYTSRDSFKAFAKALGVMDDLKSGVPRAGYRGIVSFLFRGRRVHLAPPQTWDGYDPSWN, from the coding sequence ATGCTGAAGAAGCAGTCTGCAGGGCTTGTGCTGTGGGGCGCCATCCTGTTTGTGGCCTGGAACGTCCTGCTGCTCCTCTTCTTCTGGACGCGCCCTGCGCCCGGCAGGCTGCCCTCAGACAGTGCTCTGGATGATGACCCTGCAGGGCTCACCCGTGAGGTGATCCGCTTGGCCCAGGATGCCGAGGTGGAGCTGGAGCGGCAGCGGGGGCTCTTGGAGCAGATCAAGGAGCATCATGCGAGGTGGAGCCAGGGGCGGAGGACGCCCACTGCGGTTCCGCCGGCGCCGCCACATGGGCCTGCGACGTTGTCGCCGGCTGTGATCCCCATCCTGGTCATCGCCTGTGACCGCAGCACTGTCCGGCGTTGCCTAGACAAGCTGCTGCACTATCGGCCCTCGGCTGAGCGCTTCCCCATCATCGTCAGCCAGGACTGCGGGCACGAGGAGACGGCTCAGGTCATCACCTCCTATGGCAGCGCCGTTACACACATCCGGCAGCCCGACCTGAGCACCATCGCAGTGCCGCCCGACCACCGCAAGTTCCAGGGCTACTACAAGATCGCGCGCCACTACCGCTGGGCGCTGGGCCAGGTCTTCCACAGGTTCAAGTTCCCCGCGGCCGTGGTGGTGGAGGACGACCTGGAGGTGGCCCCGGACTTCTTTGAGTACTTCCAGGCCACGTACCCGCTGCTGAGGGCTGACCCCTCCCTCTGGTGCGTGTCTGCCTGGAATGACAACGGCAAGGAGCAGATGGTGGACTCGAGCAAGCCTGAGCTGCTCTACCGCACCGACTTTTTCCCCGGCCTGGGCTGGCTGCTTTTGGCCGAGCTGTGGGCCGAGCTGGAGCCCAAGTGGCCCAAGGCCTTCTGGGACGACTGGATGCGGCGGCCAGAGCAAAGGCAGGGCCGGGCCTGCCTGCGGCCCGAGATCTCCAGAACGATGACCTTTGGCCGCAAGGGTGTGAGCCACGGGCAGTTCTTTGACCAGCACCTCAAGTTCATCAAGCTGAACCAGCACTTCGTGCCCTTCACCCAGCTGGACCTGTCCTACCTGCGGCGGGAGGCCTACGACAGGGACTTCCTTGCCCGCGTCTACAGCGCCCCCCTGCTGCAGGTGGAGAAAGTGAGGACCAGTGAGCGGAACGATCTGGGGGAGGTGCGGGTGCAGTACACGAGCAGGGACAGCTTCAAAGCCTTCGCCAAGGCCCTGGGAGTCATGGACGACCTCAAGTCGGGAGTCCCCAGGGCTGGCTACAGGGGCATCGTCAGCTTCCTGTTCCGGGGCCGCCGCGTCCACCTGGCGCCCCCGCAGACCTGGGACGGCTATGATCCTAGCTGGAATTAG